A region of the Gemmatimonadota bacterium genome:
TCGAGGGATGAACAGGACCCGCCGGACGTCCAGCCGTTGACCGCGACCCGTCCCGCCCTGGCGTCGATGCCGACGACGATGCGTTCCGGTCCCCACGCCTCCACCACCTGCCGCACCATATCGGGACGCTCCACGGCCGCCGTGCCCAGGATGACGCGGCGCACCCCCAGCGCCAGCCAGGCCTCCACGGCCTCGGGCGTACGGATGCCTCCGCCCAGTTGTACCGGCATATCGGCCTGTTCCAGGATGGCGACGACACTCGTCCGGTTGCCCGCATAGCCGGTGAACGCGCCGTCCAGGTCGACGACGTGCAGGTAGGTCGCACCCTGCGATTTCCATCTCAACGCGACGTCCGCCGGGGAATCACCGTACACCGTTTCGTGGTCGCGCATTCCCTTTACGAGGCGGACGCATCGCCCCTGTCTGATGTCGATGGCGGGGTAGAGTTGCATCTGGAATCATCGCCCTCCGAAGCCCTGTCCGACGGCACGCTTTCGAACCACGCGTCCTGTGCTAAAGATGGACCGCAAAGCGCCGGCCTGTCAACCGACAAATCCCTTGACATGGACAACCCGGGCCCATAGTTTTCGGTGGAATCCGGCTCGATGGCTACCGGGTGTCCCGGCCCATGCTGCGCCGGTTCCCCGTGCGGTGGCCGACTTCCCCTCCGACCCCACGACCCCACGCCTTTCGTATACCCGATGTCAGCCTTTGTCGATCCTGTTCAGCCCCTGTTGAAGGCCCATAGGCGACTGGCCTCCGATCTGGCCGACCTGTGCCGGGAAGTGAATCACGAAGTCTATCTCGTGGGCGGTTCCGTGCGGGATGCCATCCTGGGCCGCACAGTACGGGACCTTGACCTTACGCTCGCGGCGGACGGACTGGCGCTAGGGCGGAAACTGGCGGACCGCCTGCGGTGTCCCTTCGTGCCGCTCGACGATACGGACCGAACCGGGCGCGTCGTGTTACGGCACCGGTTCACGATCGATATATCGTCCTTCAAGGGCGATACCCTGGAGGCGGATCTCCGCAAGCGGGATTTCACCATCAACGCCATGGCCGTCCGCCTGGCGGACCTGCTGGGCGGCCGACCGTCGATCATCGATCCCCTGGGCGGCGCGGCCGACCTCGCAGCAGGGAGGCTCAAGGCCGTATCCGAAGCGTCCTTTCACGACGACCCGCTACGCGTATTGAGGGCGTTCCGGCTTGCCGGCCAGTTCGGCCTGGACATCACGCCCCGTACCGAGACGTGGATCGCGGCATGCGACGAAGACCTGCGAGAGATATCGGGCGAACGCCTGCTTTACGAACTGTCCTTGATCATGGGGAGGCGACGCACGTCGGATCGGGTGACCGCCATGATCCGCTCCGGCGTGTTCGCGTCGCTCTTTCCCGGGTGGATGGGAACGTCGTCGGCATCGGTGTCTCATCGGCTGGAACGGACGGACCGGCTCATCGCAAGGGACGTTTTCCTGGAGGACCAGGGACTTTACGTCCACCTGACCGGATGCGAAGCAAAAATGGCGGGCGACCGTACCAGCCTGTGGATCCTCCGATTCGCCAGCCTCGTGCTGTGCGGCATCCTGGCTGGCGGCGCGGCTGGCGGTACGGACGGGACTCCTGACCGGATTGGCGGTGCGGCCGGTAGTACGGCCGGCAGCACGGAACCAGCCCTCGACCGGGTCGAAGGCGCGGCCGAACGGTTGAGGCTGAGCAAGCGGGAAAGGCAGGCGCTCCACCAGCTGGTGTTCGGGGCGTTGAGACTGCTCGAAGGGGCCGCTTCAGGGGAACCGGATGACGAAGCGCTCTGCCGGATTTTGCGCGGGTCGAAAGACGATACCCCCGGCGCGGCACTCCTCGCCATTGCGCACGGACCGGACGAGGGAATCGCGGCGGGCGGCAGGATCGCGAAGGCCGCGCGCCGGCTCCTGCGGCTTTACGCCCGGCACCGGATCCTGCGGGCGAAGGGCCTGATCTTGAACGGCGCGGATATCATGGACGACCTGGGCCTGACCGAGGGACCGGAGATCGGCCGCCTGCTGGATAAGCTTGAAACGATCCAGACCATACATGACATTCGGACCAGGGAACAAGCCCGGAAGCTACTCTACGAAGATGCCGCGGATGGCTTGGCCGGCGCGGAAAGCGCATAGCACGGATGGCTTGGCCGGCGCGGAAAGTGCATAGCGCGGTCCGGACTGCGAGTTTTGACCATGAAGCTCTGTACCACCCTTCAGATGCGTTCGATCGACCGTCGCACCATCGAAGACTACAGCCTGTCCGGTTACGAACTGATGGAAAGGGCGGGCTGCCGGGTGGCGGAAATCGCGAAGCAGCTCCTGGAGGGCGTGGCCGGCAAGACGGTCGCCGTAGTGTGCGGAAAGGGGAACAACGGGGGGGACGGATTCGTGGCCGCCCGGTATCTCCATCTGTGGGGCGCTTCGGTCACCTGCCACGTGCTCGCCGCCAGGCCGGCCCTGCCGGTCGACGCTAAGAAGCACCTGGAACGGCTAGAAGAAACCGGCCTGGTTCCTGACTTCCGGCCCGACGGTCCGCTCGAATTGCCCGGCCAGCCCGGCCGGCCCCCGGCGCTGATCATCGACGCGCTCCTCGGCACCGGGTTGAAGGGACCGCCGCGCGATCCATACGGCGCGGCCATCGCGGTGATCAACCTCAGCTCATCTCCTGTGCTCTCCGTCGACACCCCGTCGGGCCTGGCGCCCGGCTGCGGAAGTCCGCAATCCCGTCCCCGTGCGGAATGGACCTGCGTGCGCGCCGACCATACCCTATCGATCGGCCTGATGAAGGTCGACCTGGCTACTTACCCCGGCCGTTCCTGGTGCGGGGTCCTGGAAGTCGCGGACATCGGCTTTCCCGACCGTGCCGTAGAGGCGGAGGCGTTGTATCTCTCCATGCCCGAGCGAAGCGAGATGGCCGGCCTGATCCCGGTTCACCGGCCCGGGGACCACAAGGGAAGCCGCGGAAAGGTCGCCGTCGTCGCCGGTTCGGCGGGCATGGCGGGAGCGGCGACGCTGGCTTCCCGCGCGGCTCTGCGCGGCGGCGCGGGCATGGTCATGCTCGGTGCGCCCGCGGGCCTGATGTATGCCCTGACGGCCAGGCACACGGAAGTGATGCTTCGCAGCCTGTCCGAAACCGCCGAAGGATCGCTTTCTCTCGCGGCCGAGTCCGACATCGATGCGCTGCTATCCTGGGCTGACGTGCTGGCCATCGGTCCGGGTCTCACGCGCCACGAGGAAACCTCCGCGCTGATCCGCCGCGTCGTATCGAACAGCGAGCGGCCGGTCGTCATCGACGCCGACGGAGTGAACGCCTTCGCGGGCCACCGGGACGGCCTGTCCGGCACGGCGCCGGAAGTCATCATGACGCCCCACGTGTTCGAGCTGTCCAGGCTGACCGGCATGGCCGTCGACGACATCGAGGCGGACCGGGTCGCGGCCGCGAGACAGGCCGCCGGTACCCTGCAGGTCACGCTCGTGCTCAAAGGCGCCGCCTCGCTGGTGGCTTCCCCCGATGGACAGGTCTCGGTGAATTCCACTGGGAACCCTGGGATGGCCACCGCCGGATCCGGCGACGTGCTGACCGGCCTCATCGCCGCCCTGCTCGGCCAAGGCCTCGGTGCATGGGACGCGGCCCGGCTGGGGGTATACCTCCACGGTCTGGCAGGCGATCTAGGCGCGGAGGCCATGGGGCCGCACAGCCTGGTGGCCGGTGATCTCATCGACTATTTGCCCGGCGCCTTCCTGCATACGGGCGGGGGACGGGCTTCACCCTAGAAAGCAGGATTCCGTGGACACGAAATTCGACCCGGCGTCGCTTGAGGAAATCGTGGTCCGCGCCTTGCGGGAGGACGTGGGAGACGGCGACGTCACCACCGAGTGGACGCTGGCGACCGACGCTGTGGCCCGCGCCCAATTCGAGGCCGGGCAGCCCGGCATCCTGTCCGGCCTGTACCCGGCGTGTCTCACGTTCCGGGAGGTGGACCCCGGCCTGGAATTCCGCGCCCTGCTGACCGACGGCGACCAGGTGGAACCCGGCCAGACCATCGCCGAAGTGCGGGGCGCCGCGCGGTCGGTACTCACCGCCGAACGAACAGCGCTCAATTTCATGCGTCACCTTTCCGGCATCGCATCCATGACCCGTCAATACGTCGACGCCGTGCGGAACACCGGCGCGCGCATCGTGGATACCCGCAAGACCACGCCCGGTCTCCGCGACCTGGAGAAAAGGGCCGTACTGCACGGCGGCGGAGACAACCACCGCCACGGTCTCTTCGACATGGTGCTGATCAAAGACAACCACATCGCCGCCGCGGGCGGCATCGCCGCCGCGGTTCGCACCTGCAGATCGAACATGAAGCAGTCGGGCAGGCGGTACGACATCGAGGTGGAGACGAGCACCCTGGACCAGGTTGAAGAGGCCGTGCGCAGCGGGGCGGACTGGATCATGCTGGACAACATGAGCGACGCGGAAATGCGGACGGCGGTCGGCCGGGTCCGCGCGCTGACCGCGGCGGATCAGTCCATCGTGGTCGAAGCGTCGGGAGCGATCACGTTGGATCGGCTCACAGCAATCGCGAAAACCGGGGTAGACGTGATCTCCGTCGGTGCCTTGACCCATTCCGCACCGGCACTCGATATCAGCCTGAACGTGATGGCCTCCGACTGAAGCGGATGCACCGGAACGGAACGACGATGAAGCCTCCGTGCCCGAGCGATGAGTTGGAAGGATTCCAGGACCGGTACGACGCGGTCCGCATGCGCGCGAAGCTGTCATCACGGATCTTCGGCCGCGTATTGGAGTACCACGCGCGGGTGGGGTCCACCAATGACGTGATCCTGGACATGGCCGAACAGGCCGCGCCCCATGGGACGGTCTGCCTTGCCGATGAGCAGTCGGCCGGCAGGGGCCGCCGCGGATACGGGTGGTTCTCGCCCCCCGGATGCGGGATCTGGGCTTCCGTCCTGCTCCGGCCCCGGCTGTCCGCGGACCGGACCCCTCCGCTCACGTTGTGTGCCGCCGCCGCCGTGGCCCCCGTCCTGGAAACGGCCGCCGGCGTGTCCGTGGAAATCAAGTGGCCGAACGACCTGCTCATGGAAGGACGCAAGGTCGCCGGCATCCTGGCCGAATCCCGCGTCGTGTCCGGTGACGAGCCGGTCATCGTGATCGGCATGGGGATCAACGTAAACCACACCCGTGGACAGTTTCCCGACGAGCTTTCCGCGTCCGCCACTTCGCTGCGCATCGAATCGGGCCGCCCCGTGGGTCGCGAGGACCTGTTCCTGGCCATCCTGGCCTCCCTGGAGTCCGCCTACGGGCATTACCTGGCATCCGGGCCCGCGTCTCTCCTAGCCGAAGTCGACGCCCGTCTCGCCTGGCAAGGGTTGACGGTCGAGGCCGACAGCCCCGCCGGATCCGCCGGGCGTGTATCCCACATCGATGAGGAGGGCGGCCTGGTGCTCGACCGCCAGGACGGCGGCCCCCTGGTCATCCGTTCCGGATCCATCAGACTGCTTAGACTTCGTACGTAGATCCGGGCGTAAGTGGCATATTGGCATTGCGATTGAAAGGCGGACCGAGGTAAATTGGATCAGCGGATTCGAAGTTCATCCCGTGCATGATCGGCAGATTGCCGGCCATCTTCGCAGTCTGCCGCGCACGGGCGAAGTCGGCAATCGAAGGGAGACCAGGCTTCATGGGATTACTAATCGACGTCGCGCTGCCGCTGGCACTCGCCTTCATCATGCTCGGGCTTGGGCTCGGGCTCACCTTCGACGATTTCGCTCGGGTGGTGCGCCGGCCGCGCGACTTCGCGGTGGGTGCCTTCTCCCAGATCGTCCTGCTGCCGGCTGTTGCCTTCGTCCTCGCCAGCGTCTGGCCGATGGCGCCGGAACTCGCGTTGGGCCTGATGATCATCGCCGCCGCGCCGGGCGGTCCGACCTCCAATATCCTGACCGCGTTTGCGCGCGGCGATGTGGCGCTGTCGATCTCGCTGACCGCGGTGATCAGCCTGGCAAGCGTGATCACCATTCCGGCCATCGTAGTCTTCGCCTACGGGCAGTTCATCGGCGATTCGGCGGAGCAGGACATATCGGTCGCCGGCGCCGCACTCGGCGTCTTCCTGATCGTTGCCGTTCCGGTGCTGACCGGTCTTGTCATCCGCCGCATCGCGGAAGGCTTCGCGCTTCGGTTCGAACCAGCGGCCCGCAAGGTCTCTGCGGTGCTGTTGATGCTTGTACTCGCCGGCGCGATCTACGATCAACGCGCCAACCTCGTCCCCTATTTCGCGCAGGCCGGGCTGGTCACGCTCGTCCTCAACTTGCTGATGATGACCATCGCCTGGTTCCTCGCCCGGATGTTCACCTCCGGACCAACCCAGCGGACCGCCATTTCAATCGAATGCGGCATCCAGAACGGGACGCTCGCGATCGCGGTCGCGGTAATGCTGTTCGGCGGCGGGCTCGCGACCATGCCGGCGGCGACCTACAGCCTGATCATGTTCGCCACCGCGCTGATCTACATCGCCCTGCTGCGGCGGATCGTTTGACCGCGGCGCGGTCCTCCCGCGCCGGCTCAACCACTTCCCGATGCTCGACAATAGCCGCCCCCGCGTGACGGTGTGCCGCCTCTTCCCGGTGCCGGGTGGACCTTAGCGGATCGTGTCCAGGGCATGCCCCGACTGACTCGGTGCGCCGCACCAGGGTGAGGAGCCGCGAAACGTCAAATCACCGTCGAACGGCGGAAAACGCGCGCGCCACAAATCAAAAAATACTTGCATCAACCAATGACCTTTCATATATTAGCAGACTGGACATTCGAGTGCTAATTTCAGAATCACTACTTGTTGAATATACAAGTATTTAGTTGACTCAAAAAGTGCGTACAGCCCAGCTGTTCGCCTTGCTCAGAATCGCCCGGTACCACCCGGCGAAACACAGGGGGTAGCAGAAGTGCCAGCAAAACAACTTTCATTCGACGCCGATGCCCGGCAGGCCCTCAAGCGAGGGGTGGACGCCCTGGCTGACGCGGTCCGTGTCACCATGGGTCCCAAGGGACGTTGCGTCGTGCTCGACAAGAAATTCGGTTCACCCACTTTCACGCTGGACGGCGTCACGGTGGCGAAGGAAATCGAGCTCGAGGACAATTACGAAAACATGGGCGCGCAGATGATCAAGGAAGCCGCGTCGAAGACGAGCGACGTGGCCGGCGACGGGACGACCACGGCCACCGTCCTCGCCCAGGCCATCTACGCGGAAGGCCTGCGGAACGTGACTTCCGGCGCCAATCCCATGGATCTGAAGCGGGGCATCGACAAGGCCGTATCGGCGGTGGTCGGTTCGATCGCTGAAATGTCTAAGGCCGTGGAAGGACGGAAGGAAATCTCCGAGACCGCTACCGTTTCGGCCCATGGCGACGCCACCATCGGCGACCTGATCGCGGACGCGATGGAAAAAGTGGGCAAGGACGGCGTCATCACGGTCGAAGAGGCCAAGAGCATGGAAACCTCCCTGGACGTCGTGGAGGGCATGCAGTTCGACCGCGGTTATCTGTCGCCTTACTTCGTTACCGATTCCGAGTCCATGGAAGCGGTACTCGAGGACACGAAGATCCTGATTCACGACAAGAAGATCAGCGCCGTCAAGGATATCTATCCCGTCGTCGAGAAGATCGCCCAGAGCGGCTCCCCGCTGCTGATCATCGCCGAGGACATCGAGGGCGAGGCCCTTGCCCTGCTGGTGGTCAACAAGCTTCGCGGCACCCTGAAGGTCGCCGCGGTCAAGGCGCCCGGATTCGGCGACCGTCGTAAGGCCATGCTCGAGGATATCTCCATCCTGACCGGCGGTACGGTCATCTCCGAGGACGCCGGCTTCAAGCTGGAAAACGTGACCGTGGGCGACCTGGGTACGGCCAAGCGCGTCAACCTCGACAAAGACAACACGACGATCGTCGAAGGCGCCGGCGGCACCGACGCGATCCAGGGACGCATCAACCAGATCCGCGCCCAGATCGAGGAAACCACCTCCGATTACGATCGGGAGAAGCTGCAGGAACGCCTGGCCAAGCTGGCGGGCGGCGTGGCGGTCATCAACGTGGGCGCCGCGACGGAAGCCGAGATGAAGGAAAAGAAGGCACGGGTCGAAGACGCCCTCAACAACGCCAAGGCGGCCATCGAGGAAGGCGTCGTACCGGGCGGCGGCGTCACGTTCATCCGCGCGCTCTCCGCGCTGGACAACGGACTGGACACCGAGGGTGACGAAACCGTCGGCGCCGGCATCGTGCGCAAGGCGCTCGAGGCGCCCGTAAGGCAGCTGGCGGAGAACGCCGGCCTTGAAGGATCCATCATCCTGCAGAAGATCAGGGAAGGCGAAGGCGGATTCGGTTACAACTTCGAGTCCGATACCTACGGCGATATGTCCGAAACGGGCGTGATCGAGCCCGCCAAGGTCTCCCGCGTAGCGCTGCAGCACGCCGCGAGCATCGCCGGCCTGCTGCTGACCACCGAAGCGCTGGTGGCGGAACTCCCCGAAGACACCCCGCCTCCGGCCATGCCGCACGGCGGCGGCATGTACTAAGCGGGACGCTTCGAAAAGGAACCGGTCTCCGACCGGTTGCAGGTAAACCCCCGGTGGCTTCACCGGGGGTTTTCTCTTGCTACGGCCGGTCGCCGATTCTATATTCCCCCGAGACCGGACGGCGGATACGAAATACAGGTCCTGGGCGACGGAGCGACCATGAGAAACCCGGTGGTAATAGAACGCGCGGAACGGCTTCACCAGATCCCGCTGAACCGGCCCCTGGAACATTCACGATACTTAAGAAGACTGGCTGCCAGGGGGATCGAGCCCATAGATCTGACCACGGGCATCGACGACCTTCCCCCCGGACAGGCTGCCATCGAGAAGATCTTCGACGCCGATTCGGCCACCGGAGGTCGAGGCGAACCGCGCGGTCCTGGCAGCCCAGGCGGTCCAGGCAGCCCGGAAGTACCGGCCGAGTCATCCCGGCTCACCGGCGCCGAGTTCCGCAGGGCGTTCAGCAACTGGTTCGCGTACCGGTTCGACGTGGAGATCGATCCCGACAGGCACGTCCTGCCCTTCGCGGGTTCGGCGGTCGGCCCGGCCTGCGTGGCCATGGCGCTGGTCAACCCCGGTGAAACTGTGTTGGCGCCCGACCCCTCCCATCCGGCCTACCGGACCAGCGCCGTGCTGGCGAACGGACAGATCCTATCCTATCCCCTGCACGGACGAAACGATTTCCTCCCCAACCTGAAGCAGATCGAACCCCGGATCGCCGGACAGGCAAAACTGATGTACGTCGGTTTTCCGAACGATCCGACCGGGGTCGTGGCGGACCATTCGTTCTTTCGGGAACTCATCGATTTTGCGCGCAGGCACAACATCATCGTCTGTCACGATGCGACGCAGCACTTTCTTACGTACGACGGGATCGAAGCCCCGAGCCTCCTGCAGACGCCCGGCGCGATGAACGTGGGCATCGAGTTGTTTTCCCTTTCCGTGCTACCCGGAGGCGTATTCCGCGACCTGGGCGTGGCGGTGGGCAATCCTTCCGCGCTGGCCGCCATCTCCCAGTTGACCTCCCATCTGCATGCCCCGCTGATGCCCGACCTTCTCGCGGCCGCAGCCACGGAGTTTCCCCGTCTGGACCGGCACGTGGAAGCCATGGTTTCCAGGTGCGGGTCGCAAAGAGACCTGATGGTATCGGGGCTGCGGGACCTCGGCTGGCACCTGCCCGCGCCCGGCGGCGGACCATACGTCTGGCTACCCGTGCCGCCCCGTTATTCCTCCGTACGATTCAGCATCCTGTTGCGCAAGGCCGGCGTGTTCGTCGTGCCCGGCGCATACCTGGGCGAATACGGCGAAGGATACGTCCGATTGGCCTTCAACGGCGACGAGTCGCAGATCCGTGAAGCGCTCGACCGCATCGACCGGCAGATGTCGCGGTTCCGTTTGCGCAAACGGGCGTTCCCCGCGGTCAGTCTGGCCTGAACGGTTCCGCCCCATGTCCGGAGACTGGATCAGCGTGCGGGGCATCCGCACATTCGGCCACCATGGCGTGACGGCCCGGGAACGGACGCTGGGACAGGTATTCGAAGCCCACGTCGCACTGCGGCTGGACCTGTCGGAGGCGTCCCGGACGGACCGCCTGTCCGATACCGTGGATTACGCGGACGTCTGCCGGCGCGTGGGACGCATTCTCGGCGGCGAGCCGTGCTGTCTGCTGGAGGCGGTCGCCGGCCGGGTGGCGGACGAACTGATCTCGGCCTACCCCCCTGTGGACCAGGTCGTGGTCAGACTGTGGAAGCCCGGTGTGGCCGCGGAATTGCCGCATTCGGGAACCCCCGGGGTCACCGTGCATCGTAGCAGGGAGGCGTGACGTACCGGACCGTTGCGTACAGGACCGTGCCGTGCCTGAACAAGCCGACCAAGTGGGCCAAGCCGACTACAAGGTGCGAAATGGCGTCTGTCGCGCTGGGACTGGGCAGCAACATCGGGGATCGCGTCGCCAGGTGTCGGCAAGCGCTATGCGAACTGGCCGGGCATGAGGCGATCCGGATCGTCAGGTGCTCGTCATGGTACGAGACGCGGCCGGTAGGCCACGCTGGCCAGCCCGACTTCGTCAACGGCGCGGTCCTTGTGGAGACCACGCTTGCGCCCTTGCGACTGCTCGAATCGCTCAAGGGCGTCGAAACGCGCATGGGACGTTCCGTCACGTGGGAAAAAGGACCCCGCGAAATCGATCTCGACCTGTTGCTCTACGACGACCTGGTACTCGGGCGGCCGGGTCTCGACATCCCCCATCCCGCCATGGCGCAACGGGCCTTCGTGCTCGTTCCCCTGGCGGAAATCCACCCGGACCTGGTCCACCCTGTATACGGACGGACCGTGTCCGACCTGCTGGATGACCTGAAACCCGTGGACCATCTCGTCCGCTTTCTTGCCGAGCCATAACCGGAGTCCTGATGGAAGAAGCCAATGCCGATCTGATCACGCTGATCCTGGCCGCTGGAAAAGGCACCAGGATGCACTCCGGCCTGGCGAAGGTGCTGCACCGTGTAAACGGCCGGCCGATGATTCACTACGTGCTGGACACGGCGCGGGCGCTCCGGCCCCGGCGGATCATCGTCATCGTCGGTCACCAGGCCGGCGAGGTGCGGCGGGAACTGGCCGGATCGACCGGATTGCCCGGATCGACCGGATTGCCCGGACCGACCGGATTGCCCGGTCAGCCCGGACCGACCGTGGAATTCGCCGTGCAGGAGGAGCAGCTGGGCACCGGCCACGCGGTGCGCCAGGCCGGACCGCTGCTGGCCGGCGAAAGCGGTATCGTGCTCGTCCTCGCCGGTGACACGCCCCTGATCCGTCCTACTACCCTGGCAGCGCTGATCGACGCGCACCGCCGGAACGGCGCCGCGGCCTCCGTACTCACCGCACGCGTCGACGACCCCACGGGCCTGGGGCGCATCCTGCGCGACGATACGGGCTGTATCGACCGGATCGTCGAGGAGAAGGACGCCACCGAGGAACAGCGGGCGCTTAAGGAGATCAACACTAGTACCTACTGTTTCGATCCTGTCCTGCTGCTGCGGGCCCTGGACCAGCTGACCCCGGAGAACCGGCAGGGCGAATACTACTTGACGGACACCATCGAGATACTCCGGCGGGAGGGCCGCCGCATCGCGGACGCACCGGCCGGCATGCCGGAAGAATCCATGGGGATAAACACCCCGGAGCAGCTGTCGGCGGCCGAATCATGGCTGCTGGAGCGGGACCGCGCGAGGCCTCGCGACAGCTAAAAAACAGTTGACACCGCACCCTCCAACTCTGTATATATAGTGGTCTGGAAAGCGAATCGGTTTCCGCCTGTCGAACCAGCGTTCGATTTGACGGCGGAACTGTGTCGAGACCGGGGTACAAAGGGGGATCGCATGGTGAAAGGAACTGGTCGATGAAGCACTGTTGGTACCCTACCTATGTTTCCCTTCCTGGTGTATTTCCCTAGTTAGCTCTCCGGTTATCTCTGGCAAGCAGATATCGATGGTCGCACGGTCCCGTTGCCGGCTGTACCTCAGGACGCGATCCGCGTGGGATCCGCCATGACGAGACAAGTCATCCAACCCTCCGCGAACCGGCCGGACGCCGTTCCGGAAGGACGGGGGACAGGCGGCCGCTGGCGCGTTCGGGCGCTTGAAGGCGTGATCATCATCCTGGTCGGGCTGAACGCCTACCTGATCTACTCGGTGGCGACCTCGTCCGCATTCTCGACGTCCACCGAACGGTCCGTCGAGACGGTCGTCGACCCCTCGGCCTTCCATATCCAGGTGGAGGTCCTGAACGGATGCGGTGAACGGGGAATCGGACAACAGGCCATGCGGTTTCTCAGGGAACGAGGATTCGACGTGGTCAATATCGATAACGCCGACCATTTCGAATACCGGGAAACGGTCGTGCTGGACCGCCGGGGAACGGACGGACCGTCCGAGGCCGCCCGCGCGGTCGGAAACGCGCTGGGTACGCAGTATGTCCTGCTCCAGCGGAACGATGACCGGCTGGTGGACGTATCGGTGGTGATCGGCAAGGATTACGGCGAACTGCTCTTTTCCGTGGAGAACGACTGATCGTGGCGTTGGCATCGCAGGAAATCGCGGAGCAAGCGACCCTTACCATGCTGGCCAAGAATGCGGCGGACGTGATGATCATCGACCTCAGGGGGCTCTCGTCCATCACGGACTACTTCGTCATCGGGACGGCGGGTTCCGAACCGCAGATCAAGGCGGTCGTCGAGCAGGTGGCGTCGGATCTCAAGGAGCGGGATACAACGCCCTGGCACACGGAAGGCAAACAGAGCTGGCGGTGGGTACTGCTCGACTACGTGGACGTGGTCGTACACGTGTTCAGAGCGGAAGTCCGGGCATTCTACGGGCTCGAGCGGCTCTGGGGAGACGCGCCCCGGGTCGCCGTTTCTACCGACGCGACAACGGGTGAAATCATCCGCACGTCCGACGCGGGCGTCCCCGGGGCCAGGGTGGACGCACTGGAACACGAGGCATAGATTGGGCATTCTCGTCGTCGGAACGGTGGCGTTTGATACGGTGAAGACACCGGAAGGAGAGGCGAACGACGCGATCGGGGGGTCGGCGACCTATTTCTCGGCGGCCGCCAGTTTCTATACGCCGGTAGACGTCATCGCCGTCGTGGGAAACGATTTCCCCATGGCGTCCCTGGATTTCCTGCGGGAGAGGCAGGTCGACGTATCGGGCCTGGAGGTGAAGGAAGGAAAGACCTTCCGCTGGGCGGGCGAATACGCCGCCAACATGAACGACCGCCGCACGATCGACACGCAGTTGAACGTGATTTCCGGTTTCAAGCCCGTGCTGGCGGAGCGGCACCGCGCGCACGATCACGTGTTCCTGGCGAATCTCGATCCGGACATTCAACGCGACGTGCTGGACCAGACATGCCGCACGGACCATCCGGGACGTACAGGCGTCGTCGCCTGCGACACCATGGACTTCTGGATCGAGGGGCAAAGAACGTCCCTGCTGTCGACGCTGAGCGGAGTGGACGTGCTGA
Encoded here:
- the groL gene encoding chaperonin GroEL, translated to MPAKQLSFDADARQALKRGVDALADAVRVTMGPKGRCVVLDKKFGSPTFTLDGVTVAKEIELEDNYENMGAQMIKEAASKTSDVAGDGTTTATVLAQAIYAEGLRNVTSGANPMDLKRGIDKAVSAVVGSIAEMSKAVEGRKEISETATVSAHGDATIGDLIADAMEKVGKDGVITVEEAKSMETSLDVVEGMQFDRGYLSPYFVTDSESMEAVLEDTKILIHDKKISAVKDIYPVVEKIAQSGSPLLIIAEDIEGEALALLVVNKLRGTLKVAAVKAPGFGDRRKAMLEDISILTGGTVISEDAGFKLENVTVGDLGTAKRVNLDKDNTTIVEGAGGTDAIQGRINQIRAQIEETTSDYDREKLQERLAKLAGGVAVINVGAATEAEMKEKKARVEDALNNAKAAIEEGVVPGGGVTFIRALSALDNGLDTEGDETVGAGIVRKALEAPVRQLAENAGLEGSIILQKIREGEGGFGYNFESDTYGDMSETGVIEPAKVSRVALQHAASIAGLLLTTEALVAELPEDTPPPAMPHGGGMY
- a CDS encoding aminotransferase class I/II-fold pyridoxal phosphate-dependent enzyme; this encodes MRNPVVIERAERLHQIPLNRPLEHSRYLRRLAARGIEPIDLTTGIDDLPPGQAAIEKIFDADSATGGRGEPRGPGSPGGPGSPEVPAESSRLTGAEFRRAFSNWFAYRFDVEIDPDRHVLPFAGSAVGPACVAMALVNPGETVLAPDPSHPAYRTSAVLANGQILSYPLHGRNDFLPNLKQIEPRIAGQAKLMYVGFPNDPTGVVADHSFFRELIDFARRHNIIVCHDATQHFLTYDGIEAPSLLQTPGAMNVGIELFSLSVLPGGVFRDLGVAVGNPSALAAISQLTSHLHAPLMPDLLAAAATEFPRLDRHVEAMVSRCGSQRDLMVSGLRDLGWHLPAPGGGPYVWLPVPPRYSSVRFSILLRKAGVFVVPGAYLGEYGEGYVRLAFNGDESQIREALDRIDRQMSRFRLRKRAFPAVSLA
- the folB gene encoding dihydroneopterin aldolase, producing the protein MSGDWISVRGIRTFGHHGVTARERTLGQVFEAHVALRLDLSEASRTDRLSDTVDYADVCRRVGRILGGEPCCLLEAVAGRVADELISAYPPVDQVVVRLWKPGVAAELPHSGTPGVTVHRSREA
- the folK gene encoding 2-amino-4-hydroxy-6-hydroxymethyldihydropteridine diphosphokinase, with product MASVALGLGSNIGDRVARCRQALCELAGHEAIRIVRCSSWYETRPVGHAGQPDFVNGAVLVETTLAPLRLLESLKGVETRMGRSVTWEKGPREIDLDLLLYDDLVLGRPGLDIPHPAMAQRAFVLVPLAEIHPDLVHPVYGRTVSDLLDDLKPVDHLVRFLAEP
- a CDS encoding NTP transferase domain-containing protein, with amino-acid sequence MEEANADLITLILAAGKGTRMHSGLAKVLHRVNGRPMIHYVLDTARALRPRRIIVIVGHQAGEVRRELAGSTGLPGSTGLPGPTGLPGQPGPTVEFAVQEEQLGTGHAVRQAGPLLAGESGIVLVLAGDTPLIRPTTLAALIDAHRRNGAAASVLTARVDDPTGLGRILRDDTGCIDRIVEEKDATEEQRALKEINTSTYCFDPVLLLRALDQLTPENRQGEYYLTDTIEILRREGRRIADAPAGMPEESMGINTPEQLSAAESWLLERDRARPRDS
- a CDS encoding LytR family transcriptional regulator; amino-acid sequence: MTRQVIQPSANRPDAVPEGRGTGGRWRVRALEGVIIILVGLNAYLIYSVATSSAFSTSTERSVETVVDPSAFHIQVEVLNGCGERGIGQQAMRFLRERGFDVVNIDNADHFEYRETVVLDRRGTDGPSEAARAVGNALGTQYVLLQRNDDRLVDVSVVIGKDYGELLFSVEND
- the rsfS gene encoding ribosome silencing factor, with the protein product MALASQEIAEQATLTMLAKNAADVMIIDLRGLSSITDYFVIGTAGSEPQIKAVVEQVASDLKERDTTPWHTEGKQSWRWVLLDYVDVVVHVFRAEVRAFYGLERLWGDAPRVAVSTDATTGEIIRTSDAGVPGARVDALEHEA